A window of Nitrospirae bacterium YQR-1 genomic DNA:
TGTCATATTTTGCGATAAAAACAGATTATAATAAATCAAATACAGGTTTATAAGCTCTTTATGCTGCACAGCTATTTCTCTCAATAACTCCTGTTGTTGGTATTCTTTAAAGTGTAGCCTGGAAATTATTTGAGTTATCATGCTGTTTAAAGATTCCAACCTTTGTAGTTTGTTTTTATCACATCTGAGTAACATCTCATTTGCAATGATGCTTGTCTCAAAGGTTTTTTTTAGTAAATCAATGACAGCATATTTTTGATTGACTGCTATTTCATCATAGTATGAATCCAATATAACCAGCGTTCCTACTGTAACTACTGATATAAACGGTAATAACACTATTATCCATAATTTCGATTTAATCGTCATAAGGTTATATTGCCTATTGTATAAGGGTGATTGAATAAGGATTGATTTTTTTCAGACCATCATGATACACGTATTCCAGATAGTCAGGCATATTTGTGATGCTCACTTTCTTTTCCATAATTGCCCATTGAGTTACAGTTTCTAACGAGCTGACAAAATACTGGTCAAGATTTAACTCAAAATTATATAAATCCCAAATTTCTTTAATTAAAGCCTGGTCTATCCTGACTGAGTCTGCGATAATTTCCTGAGATTTTTCCGGTTCTTTTTTTATATACTGCTCCGCTTTGTACATTGCAGACAAAACCCTTTCAATAACTTCAGGGTCACTATGAACAAAAGATTGTTTTGCTACAAAATAAAAATTCTCGGAATAAATCCCTTCACCATCAAACACCTTTACTTTATTGGATAATTTCTTTAGTATTAATGTTGCAAACGGTTGCCATGTTGATACAGCATCAACCTGTCCGCCGGTAAGCAGCTCTAACATTTCTTCAGGTTTTTTATCAATAAATTTAAGGCCGTCATATTTTATACCATGAATTAAGCAAAATAAATATAAAAAATATTCGCTTGTCGTTCCTCTTGTTATGCCTATTGTCTTTCCACTGAAGCCGGCCACATCTGAAATTCCTTTGTCTTTTAGTGCTATCATTACATTGACTTTACCGGAGTTTAAAATAGACGACAAAACGTATATCTTTTCACCCTTTACAATATTAAACATTACCGGAGTGGCGGCAACTGTGGCAATATCGGCATTTCCTGCAAGCACTGCTTCAAGAGCGGTTTTACCATGTGTGTGTGGCATAAGAGTTATATCTAAAGCCTCATCTTTAAAAAAGCCCTTTTTCCAGGCAATCTGAACAAGTGTACTATGTAAGGTGTTGACGTAAGCAATGACAACCTTTTTCGGAGTCCTTATTACCTTGGTTACTCCTCGTTTTTTGTACAATATAAAAGCGATAGTAGTAATTAAAAGCAAAATAACAAAAGCATAGAGTAACGTCTTACGCTTAGCTATCAATCCTGTAAACATACGTATCTCATCCTCCAAACAACCAGCTTCTCATAAAAAAACAGTAGCACTTATCCGAGAGTCCTGGACATCTTATACCAAGTTGCATTCATTCGATTAACTTTATTGGCTCCGTCGAAAGCTCCTTCCAGTTGCCGGAAATATCAACCGGAAGCGCCACCCACTACAATTTCCGGTATTCTGATTGTAGGGAGGGCATCTGTGACGGGCACACCCTGACCGTCCTTTCCGCACGTGCCTATAGAAAACCCTAAGTCTCCTGATATAAAGTCTATTGACTTCAGCACATCAGGGCCGTTTCCACAAAGGGTTGCACCCCTTACAAGCTCTCCCCTGTGGCCGTCTTTGATTAAATATCCCTCCTGAACGTCAAAAACAAAATCACCGTTTACTGTATTAACCTGTCCGCCCCCCATTTTAGTAACAAAAAGGCCTTCTTTGATGCCCTTGACGGCATCTCCCGGCATATCTGTGCCGGAGGCAAGGTAGGTG
This region includes:
- a CDS encoding ABC transporter substrate-binding protein, producing MFTGLIAKRKTLLYAFVILLLITTIAFILYKKRGVTKVIRTPKKVVIAYVNTLHSTLVQIAWKKGFFKDEALDITLMPHTHGKTALEAVLAGNADIATVAATPVMFNIVKGEKIYVLSSILNSGKVNVMIALKDKGISDVAGFSGKTIGITRGTTSEYFLYLFCLIHGIKYDGLKFIDKKPEEMLELLTGGQVDAVSTWQPFATLILKKLSNKVKVFDGEGIYSENFYFVAKQSFVHSDPEVIERVLSAMYKAEQYIKKEPEKSQEIIADSVRIDQALIKEIWDLYNFELNLDQYFVSSLETVTQWAIMEKKVSITNMPDYLEYVYHDGLKKINPYSITLIQ